In a single window of the Micromonospora sp. WMMD1155 genome:
- a CDS encoding cytochrome P450, whose protein sequence is MKAVVTLREWIFERVNGTEGVPVPGPLVGPEDFERVYSDPAADGRSRGAGLSDLFWYWLAPGPQMHQEHLEPGERYRTVARTTRQVLAVPHARSDELATAATRRILDALPTDRISHVRLRDLMMPIWAEVSYELVFGAPCPRDVRELIVANADDVVTALKGMSLRHMSRRDRLTRYLLDRIDAGTCPVVLPPPFTALETAWYLQGAFFNTAVVQMSEAMTHILLCAGAVTDTSDGSLDRLIDETLRVYPLFGIAHRITSGPITVGDHVLPTGSVLLFNYPAYQRTGPAADAEFNPDRWSTLRRQDAHFIPYGVTANRACPARGSAPVQLRAATREVLRRFSVSSSVAHTRSLPSRGPAYLTPRGLPGPGRDRLALMRQRDRFFDVGRSVKQLACGTWMVVDARRQKLCTRFFEEAGP, encoded by the coding sequence GTGAAGGCCGTGGTCACCCTCCGGGAGTGGATCTTCGAGCGGGTCAACGGGACCGAGGGCGTTCCCGTCCCCGGGCCGCTGGTGGGGCCGGAGGACTTCGAGCGGGTCTACAGCGACCCGGCCGCCGACGGGCGCAGCCGCGGAGCGGGCCTGTCGGACCTGTTCTGGTACTGGCTCGCGCCCGGTCCGCAGATGCACCAGGAGCACCTGGAGCCCGGCGAGCGGTACCGGACGGTCGCGCGGACGACGCGTCAGGTACTCGCCGTCCCCCACGCGCGCTCCGACGAGCTGGCCACGGCCGCGACCCGGCGGATCCTCGACGCGCTGCCGACCGACCGGATCAGTCACGTGCGGCTACGGGACCTCATGATGCCGATCTGGGCCGAGGTCTCCTACGAGCTGGTGTTCGGCGCGCCCTGCCCGCGCGACGTCCGGGAACTCATCGTGGCGAACGCGGACGACGTGGTCACCGCACTGAAGGGGATGAGTCTGCGGCACATGTCCCGGCGGGACCGCCTGACGCGTTACCTGCTGGACCGGATCGACGCCGGGACGTGCCCGGTCGTGCTGCCACCGCCGTTCACCGCCCTGGAGACCGCCTGGTATCTGCAGGGTGCGTTCTTCAACACGGCGGTAGTGCAGATGTCGGAGGCCATGACGCACATCCTGCTGTGCGCCGGGGCCGTCACGGACACCTCCGACGGCTCTCTCGACCGGCTCATCGACGAGACGCTGCGGGTGTACCCGCTGTTCGGTATCGCGCACCGGATCACCTCCGGACCCATCACCGTCGGCGATCACGTCCTCCCCACCGGATCGGTGCTGCTCTTCAACTATCCGGCCTACCAGCGCACCGGCCCCGCGGCGGACGCCGAGTTCAACCCGGACCGCTGGTCGACGTTGCGTCGGCAGGACGCGCACTTCATCCCGTACGGCGTCACCGCCAACCGGGCCTGTCCGGCGCGTGGCTCGGCCCCCGTCCAACTGCGCGCGGCGACCCGCGAGGTGCTGCGGCGCTTCTCGGTCAGCTCGTCGGTGGCGCACACCCGCTCGCTGCCGAGCCGCGGTCCCGCGTACCTGACGCCCCGGGGCCTCCCCGGTCCCGGCCGCGACCGGCTCGCCCTGATGCGGCAGCGCGACCGGTTCTTCGACGTGGGGCGGTCGGTCAAGCAGCTCGCCTGCGGCACCTGGATGGTCGTCGACGCCCGGCGACAGAAGTTGTGCACCCGATTCTTTGAGGAGGCAGGCCCGTGA
- a CDS encoding cation:proton antiporter encodes MTPTELAPRFFIAVTVILLFCKLVSWLLGRAGQPPVVSEMLAGVLLGPSLLGLLWPGAQAALFPAPLLPILYVVGQVGLVLFMFQAGYAFTSHRVTGLAGTAGAVSLAGVTVPLVLGVLLVLGMAGFVPIRAEGVSLGVSAAFVGVALAITAFPMLARIITERGLAGTRFGLLALASGAIDDMVAWIMLAVVLAFASGAVGPALVCAGGAALFAVVLWLGGRRVTGYVMGLPGDRARLLGTVALLFLVAWYTDEIGLYAVFGAFAVGVVMPHSAQTDKVVDTLTPIAATVFLPLFFTYSGLRTEFALLGNPAVLGFAAACVAVAIIGKFGACWGAARLMGEPNGVALRVGALMNARGLMQLIALNVGLEAGIVNSSLFTVLVLVALVTTLMTTPLLGWIERREARTSAATPSLVTTGSR; translated from the coding sequence GTGACCCCCACCGAACTCGCCCCGCGGTTCTTCATCGCGGTCACGGTCATCCTGCTCTTCTGCAAGCTGGTCTCCTGGCTGCTCGGCAGGGCGGGTCAGCCTCCGGTGGTGAGCGAGATGCTCGCCGGGGTGCTGCTCGGCCCGTCGCTGCTGGGCCTGCTGTGGCCGGGCGCGCAGGCCGCGCTGTTCCCCGCGCCGCTGTTGCCGATCCTGTACGTGGTGGGCCAGGTCGGTCTGGTGCTGTTCATGTTCCAGGCCGGGTACGCCTTCACCTCACACCGGGTGACCGGGCTGGCGGGCACGGCGGGAGCGGTGTCGCTGGCGGGCGTCACGGTTCCACTGGTGCTGGGGGTCCTGTTGGTCCTGGGCATGGCGGGGTTCGTCCCGATCCGCGCGGAGGGCGTGTCGCTCGGTGTGTCCGCGGCGTTCGTCGGTGTGGCGCTGGCGATCACGGCCTTCCCCATGCTCGCCCGCATCATCACCGAGCGCGGCCTCGCCGGCACCCGCTTCGGGCTGCTCGCCCTGGCCTCCGGCGCGATCGACGACATGGTCGCGTGGATCATGCTGGCCGTGGTGCTGGCATTCGCCTCGGGCGCGGTCGGCCCGGCCTTGGTCTGCGCGGGTGGCGCGGCGCTGTTCGCGGTGGTGCTGTGGCTGGGTGGGCGGCGGGTGACCGGTTACGTCATGGGGCTCCCGGGCGACCGTGCGCGGCTGCTGGGCACCGTGGCGCTGCTCTTCCTGGTCGCCTGGTACACCGACGAGATCGGGCTCTACGCGGTCTTCGGCGCCTTCGCGGTCGGCGTGGTGATGCCGCACTCCGCCCAGACCGACAAGGTGGTGGACACGTTGACGCCGATCGCCGCGACGGTGTTCCTGCCGCTGTTCTTCACCTACTCCGGGCTGCGTACCGAGTTCGCGCTGCTGGGCAACCCGGCCGTGCTCGGCTTCGCCGCCGCGTGCGTCGCCGTGGCGATCATCGGCAAGTTCGGCGCCTGCTGGGGCGCGGCCCGGTTGATGGGCGAGCCGAACGGTGTCGCGTTGCGCGTCGGGGCCCTCATGAACGCCCGGGGCCTGATGCAATTGATCGCTCTCAACGTGGGGCTGGAGGCGGGCATCGTGAACTCGTCGCTGTTCACGGTGCTGGTGCTCGTCGCGCTCGTCACGACACTCATGACGACACCGCTGCTCGGCTGGATCGAGCGGCGCGAGGCGCGCACTTCTGCCGCCACACCGTCGCTCGTGACCACCGGAAGCCGGTAG
- a CDS encoding response regulator transcription factor, which translates to MTRLLLVEDDSELRGMVAETLTDEGYVVDQAPDGQRGLHLGLTRPYDVMVIDRLLPALDGLDLVVRLRSRAVVARALLLTALGTVHDRIAGLDAGADDYLTKPFDLDELSARIRALCRRTSESTEVLRLGPGQLDLSVRDVVLPDGTRIALSAREFELLRVLAARPHTVHSRSELRSRVFDEAAAASLVDTYVYYLRRKLGRSVIRTVHGLGYRLGTL; encoded by the coding sequence ATGACTCGACTCCTGCTCGTCGAGGACGACTCGGAGCTACGCGGCATGGTCGCGGAGACCCTGACCGACGAGGGATACGTCGTCGACCAGGCCCCCGACGGCCAGCGCGGCCTCCACCTGGGGCTCACCCGGCCGTACGACGTGATGGTGATCGACCGCCTGCTCCCCGCCCTCGACGGGCTGGATCTGGTCGTCCGGCTGCGTTCCCGCGCCGTGGTCGCCCGGGCGCTGCTGCTGACCGCGCTCGGCACCGTCCACGACCGGATCGCCGGGCTCGACGCGGGCGCCGACGACTACCTGACGAAACCCTTCGACCTCGACGAGCTGAGCGCCCGCATCCGGGCCCTCTGCCGCCGGACCTCCGAGTCGACCGAGGTGCTGCGGCTCGGCCCGGGCCAGCTCGACCTCTCGGTACGTGACGTCGTCCTGCCCGACGGCACCCGCATCGCCCTGTCCGCCCGCGAGTTCGAGCTGTTGCGGGTGCTGGCGGCCCGGCCGCACACCGTCCACTCCCGGTCCGAGCTGCGCAGCCGGGTCTTCGACGAGGCGGCAGCGGCGTCCCTGGTCGACACGTACGTCTACTACCTGCGGCGCAAACTCGGCCGCTCGGTGATCCGGACCGTGCACGGCCTCGGCTACCGACTGGGAACACTGTGA
- a CDS encoding HAMP domain-containing sensor histidine kinase, with translation MSFEDTMLRRARVRVSMLVGLTITALLALGAAISYATLLHSQHEQIERELTYGAVNGTIDGPPGCNWIILYEGGTIDSGRNPPPPGFPLRSAIDAVALDRQVRSDKVDRNGTTYYVRTQPRGTGVVQAVFDARFQVSDRRHLLAAFLLAAVVGLAAAALTGITVGRRAVAPLAEALGRQRRFVADASHELRTPIAQVHTRAQILARRAGADRADYDRLIETTGRLGEIVDELLLSARLAATPAERQPSEPVNLARLATEAVDCEADRAAEQGVQVHLTVPDTPVLVPGVASALRRVVGELLANALTHTPAGGRIDVALRASRRSAELVVTDSGAGFDPADVKHLFDRFHRGAGAKGRRFGLGLALLREVVTSHGGTISTDSRPGAGATFTVCLPTIPPRTSAAETGQRPGLMGIKPGR, from the coding sequence GTGAGCTTCGAGGACACCATGCTGCGCCGGGCCCGGGTGCGGGTCAGCATGCTCGTCGGGCTCACCATCACGGCGCTGCTCGCCCTGGGCGCCGCCATCTCCTACGCCACGCTGCTGCACAGCCAGCACGAACAGATCGAACGAGAGCTCACCTACGGCGCGGTCAACGGCACCATCGACGGGCCGCCGGGGTGCAACTGGATCATCCTGTACGAGGGCGGCACCATCGACTCGGGCCGCAACCCGCCACCTCCGGGCTTCCCACTGCGGTCCGCCATCGACGCGGTGGCCCTCGACCGCCAGGTCCGCAGCGACAAGGTCGACCGCAACGGCACGACCTACTACGTACGCACCCAGCCGCGCGGCACCGGCGTCGTGCAAGCCGTGTTCGACGCGCGCTTCCAGGTCTCCGACCGGCGTCACCTGCTCGCCGCGTTCCTCCTCGCCGCGGTCGTCGGCCTCGCCGCGGCGGCACTCACGGGCATCACCGTGGGCCGCCGGGCGGTGGCGCCGCTCGCCGAGGCGCTCGGCCGGCAACGCCGCTTCGTCGCCGACGCCAGCCACGAACTGCGCACCCCCATCGCCCAGGTCCACACCCGCGCCCAGATCCTGGCCCGCCGCGCCGGTGCCGACCGCGCCGACTACGACCGCCTGATCGAGACCACCGGCCGCCTCGGCGAGATCGTCGACGAACTCCTGCTCTCCGCCCGCCTCGCCGCCACCCCGGCCGAACGGCAACCCTCCGAGCCCGTCAACCTGGCCCGCCTCGCTACCGAGGCCGTCGACTGCGAGGCCGACCGCGCCGCCGAGCAGGGCGTACAGGTGCACCTGACCGTCCCGGACACCCCGGTTCTGGTCCCCGGCGTCGCCTCGGCCCTGCGCCGGGTGGTCGGCGAGCTGCTCGCCAACGCCCTCACCCACACCCCGGCCGGCGGCCGCATCGACGTCGCCCTGCGCGCCTCCCGGCGTAGCGCGGAACTGGTGGTCACGGACAGCGGAGCCGGCTTCGACCCCGCTGACGTGAAACACCTCTTCGACCGCTTCCACCGTGGCGCCGGGGCCAAGGGCCGGCGCTTCGGCCTGGGTCTGGCCCTCCTGCGCGAGGTGGTGACCAGCCACGGCGGGACGATCTCCACCGACAGCCGGCCCGGCGCCGGGGCGACCTTCACCGTCTGCCTGCCGACGATCCCGCCCCGCACATCCGCAGCGGAAACAGGTCAGCGGCCTGGCTTGATGGGCATCAAGCCAGGCCGCTGA
- a CDS encoding YqgE/AlgH family protein yields the protein MQGEGQAIGGRAMESMTGRLLVATPALKDPNFDRTVVLLVAHEPGGALGVVLNRATEVPVADVLGDWSDLARHPAVLFEGGPVQPDSAICLARMRHPMRRLKGFHQVSGAVGTIDLSVDPERLREGIGGIRVFAGYSGWGGGQLEQEIADGSWFVLDALPGDAFVDRPDDLWPMVLRRQGGMMAAVAHFPPDVALN from the coding sequence ATGCAGGGAGAGGGCCAGGCGATCGGCGGACGAGCCATGGAGTCGATGACCGGGCGGCTGCTGGTCGCGACTCCGGCGCTCAAGGACCCGAACTTCGACCGTACGGTGGTGCTGCTGGTCGCCCATGAGCCGGGCGGCGCGCTCGGCGTGGTGCTGAACCGGGCCACCGAGGTGCCGGTGGCCGACGTGCTCGGCGACTGGAGTGACCTGGCCCGCCACCCGGCGGTGCTGTTCGAGGGCGGCCCGGTGCAGCCCGACTCGGCCATCTGCCTGGCCCGCATGCGACACCCGATGCGTCGGCTCAAAGGCTTCCACCAGGTCTCCGGAGCGGTCGGCACGATCGACCTGTCGGTCGACCCGGAGCGGCTGCGGGAGGGCATCGGCGGCATCCGGGTCTTCGCCGGCTACTCGGGCTGGGGCGGCGGCCAGTTGGAGCAGGAGATCGCCGACGGCTCCTGGTTCGTGCTGGACGCGCTGCCCGGTGACGCCTTCGTCGACCGGCCCGACGACCTGTGGCCGATGGTCCTGCGCCGGCAGGGCGGGATGATGGCCGCCGTCGCGCACTTCCCGCCGGACGTGGCGCTCAACTGA
- the mdlC gene encoding benzoylformate decarboxylase encodes MATVRDATYDVLRTLGMTTVFGNPGSTEEPFLQDFPADFHYVHALHEASAVAMADGYAQARGVPAHVNLHTAPGTGNGMGNLVTAWHNKTPLIVTAGQQTREMLLLEPRLANRRPTELPQPYVKWAYEPARAQDIPAAVLRAYATAVQPPAGPVFLSLPMDDWAQPADPSPAPRSVATRFAPDPERLDDFVRVLAGSRNPVLVYGPGVDRSGSWSTAVALAERLAAPVWSAPAPERAVFPEDHSHFRGVLPYAIGPLAEALRGHDTVLVVGAPVFRYYPYVPGGHLPDGARLLHVTDDPDEAARAPVGDSLLGDPGLTLTALTERVPPADRPPPAPREAPAAPEVTAPLSADALFAALAAHWPADGVLVQESPSNLSALRRQLKVNRPASYFTMASGGLGYGLPAAIGVALAERDAGRGRPVVAVIGDGSFHYSVQALWTAARLALPVVVVVPVNQQYAILKAFAELKDTPGVPGLDLPGLDVVAIAAGYGCATEVVETPDHLGVALAAGLRADRPTVLPVPISTDVPSIL; translated from the coding sequence ATGGCAACGGTCCGGGACGCGACGTACGACGTGCTCCGCACCCTCGGCATGACCACGGTATTCGGCAACCCCGGGTCCACCGAGGAGCCGTTCCTCCAGGACTTCCCCGCCGACTTCCACTACGTCCACGCGCTGCACGAGGCGTCGGCGGTGGCGATGGCCGACGGGTACGCCCAGGCCCGTGGAGTACCGGCGCACGTCAACCTGCACACCGCTCCGGGCACCGGAAACGGCATGGGCAACCTGGTCACCGCGTGGCACAACAAGACCCCGCTGATCGTCACCGCCGGACAGCAGACCCGGGAGATGCTGCTGCTCGAACCCCGGCTGGCCAACCGTCGCCCCACCGAACTTCCGCAGCCGTACGTCAAGTGGGCCTACGAGCCGGCCCGAGCGCAGGACATCCCCGCCGCGGTGCTGCGGGCGTACGCGACGGCTGTGCAACCACCGGCCGGACCGGTCTTCCTCTCGCTGCCGATGGACGACTGGGCCCAACCGGCCGACCCGTCGCCCGCGCCGCGCTCGGTCGCCACCCGGTTCGCACCGGATCCGGAACGGTTGGACGATTTCGTCCGGGTCCTCGCCGGCAGCCGCAACCCGGTGCTGGTGTACGGGCCGGGGGTGGACCGCTCCGGCAGTTGGTCGACAGCCGTCGCGCTGGCCGAGCGGCTGGCCGCGCCGGTCTGGTCGGCTCCCGCGCCCGAGCGTGCCGTGTTCCCGGAGGACCACAGCCACTTCCGTGGAGTGCTTCCGTACGCGATCGGTCCGCTGGCCGAGGCGCTACGGGGGCACGACACGGTGCTGGTCGTCGGCGCCCCGGTGTTCCGCTACTACCCGTACGTACCGGGCGGGCACCTGCCCGACGGGGCCCGGCTGCTCCACGTCACCGACGATCCCGACGAGGCCGCCCGCGCCCCGGTCGGAGACAGCCTGCTCGGCGACCCGGGGTTGACCCTGACCGCGTTGACCGAACGGGTGCCACCGGCCGACCGGCCACCGCCCGCGCCCCGGGAAGCGCCGGCAGCACCCGAGGTCACCGCCCCGCTGAGCGCGGACGCCCTGTTCGCCGCGCTGGCCGCGCACTGGCCGGCGGACGGCGTACTGGTCCAGGAGTCACCCTCCAACCTGTCCGCGCTGCGCCGCCAGCTGAAGGTCAACCGCCCGGCGTCGTACTTCACGATGGCCAGCGGAGGGCTCGGCTACGGCCTGCCGGCGGCGATCGGGGTGGCCCTCGCCGAGCGCGACGCCGGGCGCGGGCGACCCGTGGTGGCGGTGATCGGCGACGGTTCGTTCCACTATTCGGTGCAGGCGCTGTGGACCGCCGCGCGCCTCGCCCTGCCGGTGGTGGTCGTCGTCCCGGTCAACCAGCAGTACGCGATCCTCAAGGCGTTCGCCGAGCTGAAGGACACGCCCGGAGTGCCCGGCCTGGACCTGCCGGGGCTGGACGTCGTCGCGATCGCGGCCGGCTACGGCTGCGCGACCGAGGTGGTGGAGACCCCCGACCACCTCGGCGTCGCGCTCGCCGCCGGACTGCGCGCCGACCGACCCACCGTGCTGCCCGTGCCGATCAGCACCGACGTGCCCAGCATCCTCTGA
- the smpB gene encoding SsrA-binding protein SmpB: MPREKGRKVVASNKKARHDYAILDTYEAGMALTGTEVKSLRAGRASLVDAFAQERDGELYLHAMHIPEYTQGTWTNHEPRRTRKLLLNRSEIDKLVGKTREGGLTIVPLQVYFSDGWAKVEIALAKGKKAYDKRQDLAKRDADREIARVSGRRGKGMDD, from the coding sequence ATGCCACGGGAGAAGGGGCGCAAGGTGGTCGCCTCCAACAAGAAGGCGCGCCACGACTACGCGATCCTGGACACCTACGAGGCGGGCATGGCGCTGACCGGCACCGAGGTCAAGTCGCTCCGGGCCGGGCGCGCGTCGCTCGTCGACGCCTTCGCCCAGGAGCGCGACGGCGAGTTGTACCTGCACGCCATGCACATCCCGGAGTACACCCAGGGCACCTGGACCAACCACGAGCCCCGGCGTACGCGCAAGCTGCTGCTCAACCGGAGTGAGATCGACAAGCTGGTCGGCAAGACCCGCGAGGGCGGTCTGACGATCGTCCCGCTGCAGGTCTACTTCTCGGACGGCTGGGCCAAGGTCGAGATCGCCCTGGCCAAGGGCAAGAAGGCGTACGACAAGCGTCAGGATCTCGCCAAGCGGGACGCGGACCGGGAGATCGCCCGGGTGTCCGGTCGACGCGGCAAGGGCATGGACGACTAA
- the ftsX gene encoding permease-like cell division protein FtsX — protein MRVKYVLSEVLVGLWRNVTMSIAMIITMAVSLTMLGASGLMYRQVDDMKDLYFKNIQVAIFLNQEVSEQERTDLRTKLDGDPLVKEVIYVDKAQAYERFKTMYQDAPDLVNAVKPDQLPESFRITLNNPEQYKNIYDQYKETGGVDEIVDQSKLLDKIFNILTSIQNIALAAAIVMAIAALLLVANTIQVAAYSKRREVAVMKLVGASNWFIQAPFVLEAVVAGLIGSLLGLVALIAAKYLLFDGSLSALQGLLSPITWGDILFIFPVMAGVGGLVSAGTAWITLRFYLRV, from the coding sequence ATGCGCGTGAAATACGTCCTGTCCGAGGTACTGGTCGGACTGTGGCGCAACGTGACCATGTCCATCGCGATGATCATCACGATGGCGGTCTCGCTGACCATGCTCGGCGCCAGCGGTCTCATGTACCGCCAGGTCGACGACATGAAGGACCTCTACTTCAAGAACATCCAGGTCGCGATCTTCCTGAACCAGGAGGTGAGTGAGCAGGAGCGCACCGATCTGCGGACCAAGCTCGACGGTGACCCCCTGGTGAAGGAGGTCATCTACGTCGACAAGGCCCAGGCGTACGAGCGCTTCAAGACGATGTACCAGGACGCTCCGGACCTGGTGAACGCGGTCAAGCCGGATCAGCTGCCGGAGTCCTTCCGGATCACGCTGAACAACCCGGAGCAGTACAAGAACATCTACGACCAGTACAAGGAGACCGGGGGCGTCGACGAGATCGTCGACCAGAGCAAGCTGCTCGACAAGATCTTCAACATCCTCACGTCGATCCAGAACATCGCACTGGCCGCCGCCATCGTGATGGCGATCGCCGCCCTGCTGCTGGTCGCGAACACCATTCAGGTGGCCGCGTACAGCAAGCGGCGGGAGGTCGCGGTCATGAAGCTGGTCGGCGCGTCCAACTGGTTCATCCAGGCGCCGTTCGTGCTGGAGGCCGTGGTGGCCGGCCTGATCGGCTCGCTGCTCGGTCTGGTGGCCCTGATCGCGGCGAAGTATCTGCTCTTCGACGGCTCGTTGAGCGCGTTGCAGGGTCTGCTCTCGCCGATCACCTGGGGTGACATCCTGTTCATCTTCCCGGTGATGGCCGGTGTCGGTGGTCTGGTCAGCGCGGGCACCGCCTGGATCACCCTGCGCTTCTACCTGCGGGTCTAG
- the ftsE gene encoding cell division ATP-binding protein FtsE, producing the protein MIQLEQVTKTYPKASRPSLDNVSVSIEKGEFVFFIGPSGSGKSTIIKMLLHEVAPNKGRVVVNGKDVTSMRSWKRPHFRRSIGCVFQDFRLLPNRTAYENVAFALEVIGKTKAVARRVVPEVLELVGLGGKEHRYPHELSGGEQQRVAVARAFVNRPLILLADEPTGNLDPDTSIEIMRLLDRINRTGTTVVMVTHDSNIVNQMRRRVVEIESGRIVRDQARGVYG; encoded by the coding sequence GTGATTCAGCTTGAGCAAGTGACGAAGACGTACCCGAAGGCGTCCCGGCCTTCGCTCGACAACGTGTCCGTCTCGATCGAGAAGGGCGAGTTCGTCTTCTTCATCGGTCCATCCGGCTCCGGCAAGTCCACGATCATCAAGATGCTGCTGCACGAGGTGGCCCCCAACAAGGGGCGCGTCGTCGTCAACGGCAAGGACGTCACGTCGATGCGTTCCTGGAAGCGACCCCACTTCCGGCGCTCCATCGGCTGTGTCTTCCAGGACTTCCGGCTGCTGCCGAACCGCACCGCCTACGAGAACGTGGCGTTCGCCCTCGAGGTGATCGGTAAGACCAAGGCGGTCGCCCGCCGGGTCGTGCCGGAGGTGTTGGAGCTGGTCGGGCTCGGTGGCAAGGAGCACCGTTACCCGCACGAGCTCTCCGGTGGTGAGCAGCAGCGGGTCGCGGTCGCCCGGGCGTTCGTGAACCGTCCGCTGATCCTGCTGGCGGACGAGCCCACGGGAAACCTGGACCCGGACACCTCGATCGAGATCATGCGCCTGCTGGACCGGATCAACCGCACCGGCACGACCGTCGTGATGGTCACCCACGACTCCAACATCGTGAACCAGATGCGCCGCCGCGTCGTCGAGATCGAGAGCGGTCGCATCGTGCGTGACCAGGCCCGCGGCGTCTACGGGTGA